Proteins from one Pontibacter korlensis genomic window:
- the aceE gene encoding pyruvate dehydrogenase (acetyl-transferring), homodimeric type: protein MAKDKKNEAAEKENQEWLDSLRWVLKNESEERARELLRLLQNEAEKQGITVSQTFHTPYINTIPTQQDADYPGNLELEEKLLGLIRWNAMAMVVRANQESEGIGGHISTYASIASLWEVGFNHFFKGDNKGAADVVYFQGHASPGVYARAFLEGRLTEKQLENFRRELKTEGGLPSYPHPRLMPDFWLHPTVSMGLAPITAIYQARFNKYLYKRGILKENKQKVWAFLGDGEMDEPEAIGAIPVAARDKLDNLIFVIDCNLQRLDGPVRGNGKVIQELEALFKGAGWNVIKVLWGSDWDPLFEKDTNGKLVKLLNELPDGQLQKYAYEGGEYMREDLFGKDEKLKELVKDLSDEELKNLRRGGHDPVKIYSAYQAASTHEGQPTIILAQTIKGYGQGTAGEASNVSHKQKKFKSEALKHFRDFFQVPVSDEELDKVPFIKPDEDSEVMKYLRSKREEAGGFIPRRQDKSEPLKNPDDAIFKNFFEGSGDDEVATTMVMVQILSQLFDDENLGQRIVPIIPDESRTFGMESLFRKIGIYAPGGQQYEPVDKDSLLYYKESEDGAILEEGITEAGCMSSFIAAGTSYLVHGISTIPFFFFYSMFGFQRVGDLIWAAADAGAKGFLVGGISGRTSLPGEGLQHQDGQSHIYALAFPTLMAYDPAFAYEVAVIVQDGIRRMYFEKETVFYYITVSNATYKMPPMPENNREGILKGMYRFKVSSDEEKGRKAHLFGSGAIMTEVLKAAELLEKDYDVPADVWSVTSYKTLYDNAIDTERKNRLKAKPNDREPNYIQQCLQDKKGAFVAVSDYLKALPELVAQWFPKKLTTLGTDGFGRSDEREALRDFFEVDYRHIAFAALYGLAAQGELKAEELQRAAEDLGINPDKNNPRTS, encoded by the coding sequence ATGGCAAAAGATAAAAAGAATGAAGCGGCGGAAAAAGAAAACCAGGAGTGGCTCGACTCGCTGCGCTGGGTACTGAAGAACGAGTCGGAGGAGCGGGCACGGGAGTTGTTGCGCCTGCTGCAAAACGAGGCCGAAAAACAAGGCATTACGGTTTCGCAGACTTTCCACACGCCGTATATCAACACCATACCTACCCAACAAGACGCAGATTACCCTGGTAACCTGGAGCTGGAGGAAAAGCTGTTGGGCCTCATCCGCTGGAACGCCATGGCCATGGTGGTGCGGGCAAACCAGGAGTCGGAAGGCATCGGCGGCCATATCTCCACCTATGCCTCCATCGCCAGTTTATGGGAGGTTGGGTTTAACCACTTTTTTAAGGGCGACAACAAAGGCGCGGCTGATGTGGTATACTTTCAAGGCCACGCTTCCCCCGGCGTCTATGCCCGCGCTTTTCTGGAGGGCAGGCTGACGGAGAAACAGCTGGAGAATTTCAGGCGGGAGTTGAAAACTGAGGGCGGCCTCCCCTCCTATCCGCACCCGCGCCTGATGCCGGATTTCTGGCTGCACCCCACCGTGTCCATGGGCTTGGCGCCTATTACGGCTATTTACCAGGCGCGCTTCAATAAATACCTTTACAAGCGCGGCATCCTCAAAGAAAACAAACAGAAAGTATGGGCTTTCCTGGGCGATGGCGAAATGGACGAACCAGAGGCCATTGGGGCTATTCCAGTGGCTGCCCGTGACAAGCTCGACAACCTCATCTTCGTCATCGACTGCAACCTGCAGCGCCTCGACGGGCCTGTACGGGGCAATGGCAAGGTGATTCAGGAGCTGGAGGCGCTGTTTAAGGGCGCAGGCTGGAACGTCATCAAAGTGCTCTGGGGAAGCGACTGGGACCCGCTGTTCGAGAAGGATACAAACGGCAAACTGGTGAAGCTACTGAATGAACTGCCGGACGGGCAGTTGCAGAAGTATGCCTACGAGGGCGGCGAGTATATGCGGGAGGATTTGTTCGGCAAAGACGAGAAGCTAAAGGAGCTGGTAAAAGATCTTTCCGACGAAGAGCTGAAAAACCTGAGGCGAGGCGGCCACGACCCTGTGAAGATATACAGCGCCTACCAGGCCGCCAGCACGCACGAAGGGCAGCCCACCATCATACTTGCCCAAACTATAAAAGGCTATGGCCAAGGCACGGCGGGCGAGGCCAGCAATGTCAGCCACAAACAAAAAAAGTTCAAAAGCGAGGCGCTGAAGCATTTCCGCGACTTCTTTCAGGTGCCTGTTTCGGATGAGGAGCTGGACAAGGTGCCGTTTATCAAACCCGACGAGGACAGCGAGGTAATGAAATACCTGCGCAGCAAAAGAGAAGAAGCGGGCGGCTTTATACCGCGCCGCCAGGACAAAAGCGAGCCGCTCAAAAACCCTGACGATGCTATTTTCAAAAACTTTTTCGAAGGCTCCGGCGACGACGAGGTGGCCACTACCATGGTAATGGTGCAGATTCTGAGCCAGTTGTTCGACGACGAGAACTTGGGCCAGCGCATCGTGCCCATCATCCCCGACGAGTCGCGCACCTTCGGTATGGAGTCGCTGTTCCGGAAGATAGGCATTTACGCGCCGGGGGGGCAGCAATATGAACCAGTAGACAAAGACAGCCTTTTATACTATAAAGAGTCAGAAGACGGGGCCATACTCGAAGAGGGCATCACCGAGGCAGGTTGCATGAGCTCTTTTATTGCGGCTGGTACCAGCTACTTGGTTCACGGCATCAGCACCATACCGTTTTTCTTTTTTTACTCGATGTTCGGCTTTCAGCGGGTCGGGGATTTGATTTGGGCGGCTGCCGATGCGGGGGCCAAGGGCTTTCTGGTCGGTGGCATCTCGGGGCGCACCAGCCTGCCGGGCGAGGGACTGCAGCACCAGGACGGGCAAAGCCATATATACGCCCTCGCCTTTCCGACGCTCATGGCCTACGACCCCGCCTTTGCCTATGAGGTAGCCGTGATTGTGCAGGACGGCATCCGGCGCATGTACTTCGAAAAAGAAACTGTTTTCTACTACATCACCGTCAGCAACGCCACCTACAAAATGCCACCCATGCCCGAGAACAACCGCGAGGGCATCCTGAAAGGCATGTACCGGTTCAAGGTTTCCTCTGATGAAGAGAAAGGCCGCAAAGCCCACCTGTTTGGGAGCGGCGCGATCATGACGGAGGTGCTCAAAGCCGCCGAGTTGCTTGAGAAAGACTATGATGTGCCTGCAGACGTGTGGAGCGTCACCAGCTACAAAACGCTCTACGACAACGCCATCGACACCGAACGAAAGAACCGCCTGAAGGCGAAACCCAACGACAGAGAGCCGAACTATATACAGCAATGCCTGCAGGACAAAAAAGGCGCGTTTGTGGCGGTATCTGATTACCTCAAGGCCCTGCCCGAGTTGGTGGCGCAATGGTTTCCAAAAAAACTCACCACCCTGGGTACCGACGGCTTTGGCCGCAGCGATGAGCGGGAGGCGCTACGTGATTTCTTTGAGGTCGATTACCGCCACATCGCCTTCGCCGCCCTGTATGGGTTGGCAGCGCAGGGCGAGTTGAAAGCGGAAGAACTCCAAAGGGCAGCCGAAGATTTGGGCATCAACCCGGACAAAAACAACCCCAGAACCTCCTGA
- a CDS encoding 2-oxo acid dehydrogenase subunit E2: protein MAIEVKVPKISEGVDTAHVAEVLVSEGDTIQEEQFIIAVETDKASVEVPSSAGGKVKEIKVKEGDEVKVGDVILVLEEEESTAEEKAEEESAEAKEGKAPKEKKPSKEDKKEKPAEVEAETKAVKDKEEETAESEKKAAEPKEKKAKPEKEQSEKKAETEEEEKNLSDVPASPGVRRLAREMDVDIITVKGSGPGGRITEEDVKGAREKEEEKLTEAEKPAQKAPKQLPLSDFSQWGVVERLPLSRIRKATARNTAASWQTIPHVTQFDEADISGIEEYRQKNSKKAEKAGGKLTVTAILVKVAAAALQQFPNFNASIDLEHEEVILKKYFHIGFAVDTEAGLLVPVIRDVNRKTIIEIATEISELAEKARNQELTPDEMQGGSFVISNLGGIGGTNFTPIVYHPQIAILGVARTSIKPVYRDEKFEPRQILPLSLSYDHRLIDGADGARFLRWICQALEDPYKALLGG, encoded by the coding sequence ATGGCCATAGAAGTAAAAGTTCCGAAAATATCAGAAGGCGTAGACACCGCCCACGTGGCAGAGGTGCTAGTATCGGAAGGTGACACCATTCAGGAAGAGCAATTCATCATAGCCGTCGAAACCGACAAAGCCTCGGTAGAGGTGCCCTCGTCCGCCGGCGGAAAAGTGAAAGAGATAAAAGTGAAGGAAGGCGATGAGGTGAAAGTTGGCGACGTGATTCTGGTGCTGGAGGAAGAGGAAAGCACTGCGGAAGAAAAGGCTGAAGAAGAAAGCGCCGAAGCCAAGGAAGGCAAAGCGCCGAAAGAGAAAAAGCCATCCAAAGAAGACAAAAAAGAAAAACCTGCCGAAGTTGAGGCAGAGACTAAGGCAGTGAAAGATAAAGAAGAAGAGACAGCTGAGAGTGAGAAAAAGGCAGCTGAACCCAAGGAGAAAAAAGCGAAACCAGAGAAAGAACAATCTGAGAAAAAAGCCGAGACTGAAGAAGAAGAAAAGAATTTGTCTGACGTGCCCGCCTCGCCTGGCGTGCGCCGCTTGGCCAGGGAAATGGACGTGGACATTATAACCGTAAAAGGCAGCGGCCCCGGCGGCAGAATTACAGAAGAGGATGTAAAAGGCGCTAGGGAGAAGGAAGAGGAAAAATTAACCGAAGCGGAGAAACCCGCGCAGAAAGCACCGAAACAGCTGCCCCTGTCCGATTTCAGCCAATGGGGCGTGGTGGAAAGGCTGCCGCTCTCCCGCATCCGCAAGGCCACAGCCAGAAACACGGCAGCCTCTTGGCAAACCATCCCGCACGTCACCCAATTCGACGAGGCCGACATTTCGGGCATTGAGGAATACCGCCAGAAGAACAGCAAGAAAGCGGAGAAGGCAGGCGGCAAGCTCACCGTCACGGCCATACTTGTCAAAGTAGCCGCAGCGGCCCTGCAACAGTTCCCGAACTTCAACGCCAGCATCGACCTGGAGCACGAAGAGGTTATCCTAAAAAAGTACTTCCACATTGGCTTTGCCGTCGATACCGAAGCGGGTCTCCTGGTGCCTGTCATCCGCGATGTCAACCGCAAAACCATTATCGAAATAGCCACCGAGATTTCAGAGTTGGCAGAAAAGGCACGAAACCAGGAACTGACACCAGACGAGATGCAGGGCGGCAGCTTTGTGATCTCTAACCTCGGCGGCATCGGCGGCACCAACTTCACCCCTATCGTTTACCACCCGCAGATAGCCATACTCGGCGTAGCCCGCACCAGCATCAAGCCTGTATACAGAGACGAGAAGTTTGAGCCACGGCAAATCCTCCCGCTCAGCCTCTCATACGACCACCGCCTGATAGACGGCGCCGACGGAGCCCGTTTCCTCCGCTGGATCTGCCAGGCCCTCGAAGACCCCTATAAAGCCTTGCTGGGTGGTTGA
- the lpdA gene encoding dihydrolipoyl dehydrogenase, whose translation MASKEKRQVVVIGAGPGGYAAAFRAADLGLKVTLIDPEVNPGGVCLYRGCIPSKALLHVAKVKQEAVKAAALGVQFEDPKIEPQKIFEWKNEVVKKMTQGLGELADVRKIEYIQGKAVFTSEKELEVLENEGKKYTLEFESAIIATGSLVAELPGVKVDHNLVIDSSDALDITEIPENMLVIGGGYIGLEMGSVYAALGSSVSIVEMTPGFLPGADRDLVEVFQEENEDLFENLYFETIVEKVTEENGKAKVGLKNSEGVQEKEYDKVLLAVGRKPNSAHLNLDKAGVETNEKGFVKVDEKRQTSTANIYAIGDLTSQPMLAHKAHHEGRIAAEVIAGEKGAAYDPKVIPAIVFTNPEIAWCGLTETQAKEKGREVKVATFPWTSSGKAASMGTRKGLTKLIFDPDTQRILGGGVAGKSAGSLIPEIALAIEMAATAHDVSLTIHPHPTLSETTMEAAESFLGSPTHLFGK comes from the coding sequence ATGGCATCAAAAGAGAAAAGACAAGTAGTAGTTATCGGGGCGGGACCTGGTGGCTATGCGGCCGCTTTCCGAGCGGCGGACCTAGGCCTGAAAGTGACCCTGATTGACCCTGAAGTGAACCCTGGTGGCGTTTGCCTCTATCGTGGCTGTATTCCGTCCAAGGCCTTGCTGCATGTGGCCAAGGTGAAACAGGAGGCTGTAAAGGCCGCCGCTTTGGGAGTGCAATTTGAGGACCCTAAGATAGAGCCGCAGAAAATTTTTGAATGGAAAAACGAGGTGGTGAAGAAAATGACGCAGGGCCTGGGCGAACTGGCCGATGTGCGGAAGATTGAGTATATACAAGGCAAGGCTGTTTTTACCTCCGAAAAAGAACTGGAAGTGCTGGAGAATGAGGGTAAAAAATATACTTTGGAGTTCGAGAGCGCCATCATCGCCACAGGTTCTTTGGTGGCGGAACTGCCGGGCGTGAAGGTGGATCATAATTTGGTTATCGACTCATCGGATGCGCTGGATATAACCGAAATCCCGGAGAACATGCTAGTGATTGGCGGCGGCTATATCGGACTGGAGATGGGCAGCGTGTACGCCGCTCTGGGTAGCAGCGTATCCATTGTCGAGATGACCCCAGGTTTTCTGCCTGGTGCCGACCGCGACCTGGTGGAGGTGTTTCAGGAGGAAAACGAGGATTTGTTCGAAAATTTATACTTTGAAACCATCGTGGAGAAGGTGACTGAAGAAAACGGGAAGGCCAAAGTGGGCCTGAAGAACAGCGAAGGAGTGCAGGAAAAGGAGTATGACAAAGTGTTGTTGGCCGTGGGCCGGAAACCGAACTCCGCGCACCTGAACCTGGACAAGGCAGGCGTGGAAACCAACGAAAAAGGCTTTGTTAAAGTGGACGAAAAGCGCCAAACCAGCACCGCAAACATCTACGCCATCGGCGACCTGACGAGCCAACCCATGCTGGCGCACAAGGCGCACCACGAAGGCCGCATCGCCGCCGAGGTAATTGCAGGCGAAAAAGGTGCTGCCTACGATCCGAAAGTGATTCCCGCCATCGTGTTTACCAACCCTGAGATTGCCTGGTGCGGCCTCACCGAAACACAGGCTAAGGAAAAAGGCCGCGAGGTAAAAGTCGCCACTTTCCCCTGGACCTCATCCGGCAAGGCCGCCTCCATGGGCACCCGCAAAGGGCTCACCAAACTCATCTTCGACCCTGACACACAACGCATCTTAGGCGGCGGCGTGGCGGGCAAAAGCGCTGGCTCGCTTATCCCTGAAATCGCACTCGCCATTGAAATGGCCGCCACGGCGCACGATGTTTCTCTGACCATACACCCGCACCCTACCCTCTCCGAAACCACCATGGAAGCCGCCGAATCCTTTCTCGGCAGCCCCACCCATCTGTTCGGGAAGTAA
- a CDS encoding acetate--CoA ligase family protein → MIQPLKALFAPETVAVIGASRNEESVGYAILKNLLQSKYKGQLYPVNPKTDEILELKSYASVKDIPEKVELAFIAIPRDGVVQVVVECVDKGVKAVVVISAGFKEVDEAGEELEEKLAAIAREHDMALLGPNCLGVINTDEKVQLNGTFVSQTPKKGNISFISQSGAVGVYALEYADKYQIDFAKFASLGNKAVTDENDILEAYAEDEQTKVILAYLEEFSDPQRFLALATRLKAQTEPKPLVVLKAGRSQSGQRAAQSHTGALTESDEVTDHLFDQYSIIRVDNLERLFYAARLFATQQLPQGNRLCIVTNAGGPGIITADAAEKAGLKVPALSEELQEKLSQNLPRTASTANPVDLVGDASSERYRKALEALVDSDELNIILCLCTPQLMTDMEEIAQTIGQHAGKARENSKMLVAVFADFEPRSTISSILAKHRVLYYRFGHNAVEACADALKYSRITSLPQENPETYKVAKKRPEEILSKALQRDNKFLTEPEGYEILEAYGLQVSPYKVVSSKEDTKAAAKDLIFPLVAKVVSEQVVHKTDADGVVTDILNEEELLKAFDKLHENVKNKKPEASIKGILVQQMVQQGTELIVGVNYSEKYGHLLMFGVGGILVEMLHDVTFRRVPITRNDAMAMIEGIRSQKVLQGLRGKPAPDKAALANCLLRLNQLVQDFPQIKEVDLNPVFGLENSALLADARIIVRE, encoded by the coding sequence ATGATACAACCGCTTAAAGCCTTATTCGCTCCAGAAACTGTCGCAGTTATCGGGGCTTCGCGCAACGAAGAAAGCGTGGGGTATGCCATCCTAAAGAATCTACTCCAAAGCAAGTATAAAGGTCAGCTGTACCCTGTCAACCCGAAAACGGACGAGATCCTGGAGCTAAAAAGTTATGCTTCTGTAAAAGATATTCCGGAGAAGGTAGAACTGGCTTTCATCGCCATACCGCGCGACGGTGTAGTGCAGGTGGTGGTGGAGTGCGTGGACAAAGGAGTAAAAGCCGTAGTGGTGATTTCTGCGGGATTTAAGGAAGTGGATGAAGCGGGTGAGGAACTGGAAGAGAAGCTGGCAGCCATTGCCAGAGAACATGACATGGCTTTGTTGGGACCCAACTGCCTGGGCGTGATCAACACCGATGAAAAAGTGCAGTTGAACGGCACCTTTGTCAGTCAGACGCCCAAAAAGGGCAACATCTCCTTTATCAGTCAGAGTGGTGCCGTTGGAGTATATGCGCTGGAGTATGCCGATAAGTACCAGATTGATTTCGCCAAGTTCGCCTCGTTAGGCAACAAGGCCGTGACCGATGAGAATGATATACTTGAAGCTTACGCAGAGGACGAACAGACGAAGGTGATCCTGGCGTACCTGGAGGAGTTCAGCGATCCGCAGCGTTTCCTGGCTTTGGCAACCCGGTTAAAAGCGCAAACAGAGCCAAAGCCTTTGGTAGTGCTGAAAGCAGGCAGAAGCCAGAGCGGCCAGCGCGCAGCCCAGTCGCACACGGGGGCACTAACGGAAAGCGACGAGGTGACAGACCATTTGTTCGACCAGTACAGCATCATTCGGGTCGATAACCTGGAGCGCCTGTTTTATGCTGCCCGTCTGTTTGCCACGCAGCAACTCCCACAGGGCAACCGTTTGTGCATCGTCACCAACGCGGGCGGACCCGGCATCATTACGGCAGACGCAGCCGAAAAAGCCGGCCTGAAAGTACCCGCGCTTTCGGAGGAGCTGCAGGAAAAACTGTCTCAAAATTTACCCAGAACTGCCAGCACCGCCAACCCTGTCGATTTGGTAGGCGACGCCTCGTCCGAGCGATATAGGAAAGCATTAGAGGCATTAGTTGATTCAGACGAACTTAACATCATCCTCTGCCTGTGCACACCGCAGCTAATGACTGATATGGAAGAGATTGCCCAAACTATCGGCCAACACGCCGGTAAGGCGCGGGAAAATAGCAAAATGTTGGTAGCCGTTTTCGCTGACTTCGAGCCCAGATCGACTATAAGTAGCATCCTGGCAAAGCACAGGGTGCTCTACTACCGCTTCGGTCACAACGCCGTGGAAGCCTGCGCCGACGCGCTGAAGTATAGCCGCATTACATCGCTGCCACAGGAGAATCCGGAAACCTACAAGGTAGCGAAAAAACGGCCGGAGGAAATCCTAAGCAAAGCCCTGCAACGCGACAACAAATTTTTAACAGAGCCCGAGGGGTATGAAATTTTGGAAGCCTATGGTTTGCAGGTTTCCCCCTACAAGGTGGTCAGTAGCAAGGAGGATACAAAAGCCGCAGCCAAAGATTTAATTTTTCCGCTGGTGGCCAAGGTAGTGTCGGAGCAGGTGGTGCACAAAACAGACGCAGACGGCGTGGTGACTGATATCCTCAACGAAGAAGAATTGTTAAAAGCTTTTGACAAGCTGCACGAAAACGTGAAAAACAAAAAGCCGGAGGCAAGTATAAAAGGCATCTTGGTGCAGCAAATGGTGCAACAGGGAACCGAGCTGATTGTGGGTGTTAACTATAGCGAAAAGTATGGACACTTGCTCATGTTTGGCGTGGGCGGCATCTTGGTAGAGATGCTGCACGATGTCACCTTCCGGCGAGTACCTATTACCAGAAACGACGCGATGGCGATGATCGAAGGCATCCGCTCCCAAAAAGTACTGCAGGGCCTCCGCGGCAAACCCGCCCCCGACAAAGCGGCCCTAGCCAACTGCCTTCTCCGCCTCAACCAGCTGGTGCAGGACTTCCCCCAAATAAAAGAAGTCGACTTGAACCCCGTGTTTGGTTTGGAAAACAGTGCCCTCCTCGCTGACGCCCGCATTATTGTGAGGGAGTAA